The following proteins come from a genomic window of Microbacterium lemovicicum:
- a CDS encoding NUDIX hydrolase has protein sequence MTDLSSASSARAQLRELADVAASDDPGPRLGVFEALPEPPEARPAAVLILFGVLDGLPADHDAQASAVSSDLDVLLLARADTLRAHPGQVAFPGGRVDPEDDDAVAAALREAVEETGLDPSGVEILGPLAALPLEYSRHLVTPVLAWWRHPSPVRVVDTAESADVFRVPVADLLDPAHRGVTVLRRGGEVFRGPGFTVRTPVGRHIVWGFTGLILDALFDRLGWTEPWDRERVLPLPLP, from the coding sequence GTGACCGATCTCTCCTCCGCCTCCAGCGCACGGGCGCAGCTGAGGGAGCTGGCCGATGTCGCGGCATCCGATGACCCCGGTCCTCGTCTGGGCGTCTTCGAGGCGCTCCCCGAGCCTCCGGAGGCCCGCCCCGCCGCCGTCCTGATCCTCTTCGGGGTGCTCGACGGGCTGCCCGCCGACCACGACGCGCAGGCGAGCGCCGTGTCGAGCGACCTCGACGTGCTGCTGCTCGCCCGGGCGGACACGCTGCGCGCGCATCCCGGGCAGGTCGCCTTCCCGGGCGGTCGCGTCGATCCCGAAGACGACGACGCCGTCGCCGCCGCTCTGCGCGAGGCCGTCGAGGAGACCGGGCTGGATCCCTCCGGCGTCGAGATCCTCGGCCCGCTCGCCGCACTGCCCCTCGAGTACTCCCGGCACCTCGTCACCCCCGTGCTGGCCTGGTGGCGGCATCCATCCCCCGTCCGCGTGGTCGACACGGCCGAGTCGGCCGACGTGTTCCGGGTGCCCGTCGCCGACCTCCTCGATCCCGCGCATCGCGGCGTGACCGTGCTGCGGCGCGGGGGAGAGGTGTTCCGCGGCCCGGGCTTCACGGTGCGGACCCCCGTGGGCCGGCACATCGTGTGGGGCTTCACCGGGTTGATCCTCGACGCCCTGTTCGATCGTCTCGGCTGGACGGAGCCCTGGGACCGGGAGCGCGTCCTGCCTCTGCCGCTGCCGTGA
- a CDS encoding glycosyltransferase family 2 protein — protein MPDDVPRSTVSVVIPVKDDADDLRRCLRALALQSRLPDEIVVVDNGSTDGSAQTARDAGARVVPCGTPGIPAASATGYDAATGDLILRLDADCTPARTWVESVERTFAERPDVGAVTGGARFTDGPRPLRRPLAAVYLTSYAASTAPALGHRPLFGSNLALRRSAWRSIRSQVHRSDPGVHDDLDLAFHIGERYAIGYLRDSPMGISMRPFTQPRGFAKRIDRGFRTVVRHWPADFPPIRWTRRALRLARQTPPRRPRR, from the coding sequence GTGCCCGACGACGTCCCCCGATCGACCGTGTCGGTGGTGATCCCCGTCAAGGACGACGCCGACGACCTGCGCCGCTGCCTGCGCGCGCTGGCGCTGCAGTCGCGCCTTCCCGACGAGATCGTGGTGGTCGACAACGGCTCGACAGACGGCTCGGCCCAGACCGCACGCGACGCCGGGGCACGGGTGGTGCCGTGCGGCACGCCCGGCATCCCCGCGGCCAGCGCGACCGGCTACGATGCCGCGACCGGCGACCTGATCCTGCGACTGGACGCGGACTGCACGCCGGCGCGCACGTGGGTGGAGTCGGTCGAGCGCACCTTCGCCGAGCGCCCCGATGTGGGCGCCGTCACCGGCGGCGCCCGCTTCACCGACGGCCCGCGGCCCCTGCGGCGTCCGTTGGCGGCGGTGTACCTCACGTCCTACGCCGCATCGACCGCTCCCGCCCTCGGCCACCGGCCCCTGTTCGGATCGAACCTCGCGCTGCGCCGGAGCGCGTGGCGCAGCATCCGCTCGCAGGTCCACCGATCCGATCCCGGAGTGCACGACGACCTCGACCTCGCCTTCCACATCGGCGAGCGGTACGCGATCGGGTATCTGCGGGACTCGCCGATGGGGATCTCGATGCGGCCGTTCACGCAGCCGCGGGGCTTCGCGAAGCGGATCGATCGCGGGTTCCGCACGGTCGTCCGCCACTGGCCCGCCGACTTCCCGCCCATCCGCTGGACCAGGAGAGCACTGCGTCTCGCCCGGCAGACCCCCCCGAGGCGGCCGCGGCGATGA
- a CDS encoding endonuclease/exonuclease/phosphatase family protein, translating into MSRGPLVGAVPAPALHVMTLNVRRRITPTRRVDDWARRAPLLGRMLRHELPAVIGVQEALPDQASSLGDALGEGYRRVGRGRGRDGRGEGCPVFFDTGRLELLSWTQSALSDTPDEPGSMSWGNLLPRTVVDVLLRDRATGRDLRVLNTHLDPFSARSRVRSAEHLRRLAADTATAAVVLGDMNSLPASPVAAELYAEGMLRDAWEAADERLTPAWDTFGGYRPPRARGRRIDWIAVTRDIAVERVGVNAASVEGLWPSDHLPVQAVVRLTEVPA; encoded by the coding sequence ATGAGCCGAGGCCCTCTCGTCGGAGCCGTTCCCGCACCCGCCCTGCATGTGATGACGCTCAACGTCCGGCGACGCATCACCCCCACCCGACGCGTCGACGACTGGGCCCGGCGTGCGCCGCTGCTCGGGCGGATGCTGCGGCACGAGCTCCCCGCCGTCATCGGGGTGCAGGAGGCGCTCCCCGACCAGGCGTCGTCCCTCGGCGACGCGCTCGGCGAGGGCTACCGTCGCGTCGGACGGGGGCGGGGCCGGGACGGTCGCGGCGAGGGCTGCCCCGTCTTCTTCGACACCGGGCGCCTCGAACTCCTGTCGTGGACGCAGTCCGCCCTCTCGGACACGCCCGACGAGCCGGGATCGATGTCGTGGGGCAACCTCCTGCCGAGGACCGTCGTCGACGTCCTGCTGCGCGACAGGGCGACGGGTCGGGACCTCCGCGTGCTGAACACCCACCTCGATCCGTTCTCCGCGCGCTCCCGCGTGCGGTCGGCCGAGCACCTCCGGCGCCTCGCCGCCGACACCGCCACCGCCGCCGTCGTGCTCGGCGACATGAACAGCCTTCCGGCCTCTCCGGTCGCCGCCGAGCTGTACGCGGAGGGGATGCTGCGCGACGCGTGGGAGGCGGCCGACGAGCGTCTCACGCCCGCCTGGGACACGTTCGGCGGGTATCGGCCGCCCCGCGCGCGGGGACGCCGCATCGACTGGATCGCCGTCACCCGCGACATCGCCGTCGAGCGCGTCGGCGTGAACGCGGCGTCGGTGGAAGGCCTCTGGCCCTCCGATCATCTTCCCGTCCAGGCCGTCGTGCGACTGACGGAGGTGCCCGCATGA
- a CDS encoding ABC1 kinase family protein, translating to MTDREMRARYRRILRFAARYLVEAWWFELTLPRFGLSRLSARNRTARLLRIARNFHGLAVELGGLMIKVGQYMSSRLDVLPPEITKELEGLQDEVPAVEFSAIRELASRELGVPLEVAFSFVDEVPLAAASLGQAHRARLSDADAAQSGLRDVVLKVQRPGIDQIVEVDLRALRKVAGWLSRVRLVSDRVDMFSLVEEFAVTSLEEIDYLQEGANSERFAAMFSDDTRVAVPEVVWERTTRRVLTLQDVTAIKISDTDGLRAAGIEPAVVAQEFAAVMFDQLFADGFFHADPHPGNVFITPIPVEERAGTDAAARTWRFTFIDFGMMGEVPEGLRRGLRRLLIAAASRDGKGLVDGIRDVGVLLPNADTAELERAMTQLFARFGGMGFAELQEVDPREFRAFAIEFGDIVRSLPFQLPENFLLIIRAMSLTSGMSSTLDPKFNIWDAVEPYANRLIREESGNVVQAFAKEALSTLQVAARLPKRLDAFMLRVEDGRIAVQTPGLDRRVAALDRLGRRILSGVIFAALLIGGAVLRPDDLVFGSVLMGVSVLPLLHVLFGGILSGRR from the coding sequence ATGACCGACCGCGAGATGCGCGCGCGCTACCGCAGGATCCTGCGCTTCGCGGCGCGCTACCTCGTCGAGGCGTGGTGGTTCGAGCTCACGCTGCCGCGGTTCGGCCTCAGCCGCCTGTCGGCGCGCAACCGCACCGCGCGGCTGCTGCGGATCGCTCGCAACTTCCATGGTCTCGCGGTCGAGCTCGGCGGTCTGATGATCAAGGTGGGGCAGTACATGTCCTCGCGGCTGGACGTGCTGCCCCCCGAGATCACCAAGGAGCTGGAGGGGCTGCAGGACGAGGTGCCGGCGGTGGAGTTCTCCGCCATCCGCGAGCTCGCGTCGCGCGAGCTCGGCGTGCCGCTCGAGGTGGCCTTCTCCTTCGTCGACGAGGTCCCTCTCGCCGCGGCATCACTGGGTCAGGCGCATCGCGCCCGTCTCTCCGACGCCGATGCGGCGCAGTCCGGTCTCCGCGACGTCGTGCTGAAGGTGCAGCGCCCGGGGATCGACCAGATCGTCGAGGTCGACCTGCGCGCCCTGCGGAAGGTCGCGGGCTGGCTCAGCCGCGTGCGGCTCGTGTCGGACCGCGTCGACATGTTCTCGCTCGTCGAGGAGTTCGCCGTCACGAGCCTGGAGGAGATCGACTACCTGCAGGAGGGGGCGAACTCGGAGCGCTTCGCCGCGATGTTCAGCGACGATACCCGGGTCGCCGTCCCGGAGGTCGTCTGGGAGCGGACCACCCGCCGCGTCCTCACCCTCCAGGACGTCACCGCTATCAAGATCAGCGACACCGACGGACTGCGCGCGGCGGGAATCGAGCCCGCGGTCGTGGCCCAGGAGTTCGCCGCGGTGATGTTCGACCAGCTCTTCGCGGACGGCTTCTTCCACGCCGACCCGCACCCCGGCAACGTCTTCATCACGCCGATCCCCGTCGAGGAGAGAGCGGGGACGGATGCCGCGGCCCGCACCTGGCGATTCACCTTCATCGACTTCGGGATGATGGGGGAGGTGCCCGAAGGGCTCCGACGAGGACTCCGCCGGCTGCTCATCGCCGCAGCATCCCGTGACGGCAAGGGTCTCGTCGACGGCATCCGCGATGTCGGCGTGCTGCTCCCGAACGCCGACACGGCTGAGCTGGAGAGGGCGATGACGCAGCTCTTCGCCCGCTTCGGCGGGATGGGATTCGCGGAGCTGCAGGAGGTCGATCCGCGCGAGTTCCGTGCGTTCGCGATCGAGTTCGGCGACATCGTACGGTCGCTGCCGTTCCAGCTGCCGGAGAACTTCCTGCTGATCATCCGCGCGATGTCGCTGACGTCGGGCATGTCGAGCACGCTGGATCCGAAGTTCAACATCTGGGACGCCGTCGAGCCCTACGCGAACCGCCTCATACGCGAGGAGAGCGGCAACGTCGTGCAGGCGTTCGCGAAGGAGGCGCTGTCGACGCTCCAGGTCGCGGCCCGGCTCCCGAAGCGGCTCGACGCCTTCATGCTGCGCGTGGAGGACGGCCGCATCGCCGTGCAGACGCCGGGACTCGACCGCCGGGTGGCGGCTCTGGACCGGCTCGGGCGTCGCATCCTGTCGGGGGTGATCTTCGCGGCGCTCCTCATCGGCGGCGCGGTGCTGCGACCCGACGATCTCGTCTTCGGCTCCGTGCTGATGGGCGTCTCGGTGCTGCCCCTGCTGCACGTGCTGTTCGGCGGCATCCTCAGCGGTCGCCGCTGA
- a CDS encoding PadR family transcriptional regulator, which produces MSNSFLGDGFPGRGGSAGSPGWPMNNILEAVEQLRGQFEQKVGGTGGSSTRVNRGDVRTSVLALLAEKPMHGYQIIREIEERSGGSWKPSPGSVYPTLQLLTDEGLVSATESDGRKTYSLTDEGRAVAGAESDRSAPWTQTGGRDGGRTGGLPKAGIDLAQAVAQVSRSGNPEQIKKAVDVLDEARRKIFSILAQD; this is translated from the coding sequence ATGAGCAACTCATTCCTCGGCGACGGATTCCCCGGACGCGGCGGCAGCGCCGGGTCCCCGGGCTGGCCGATGAACAACATCCTCGAAGCGGTCGAGCAGCTGCGCGGCCAGTTCGAGCAGAAGGTCGGCGGCACCGGCGGCAGCAGCACCCGCGTCAACCGCGGCGATGTCCGCACCTCGGTGCTCGCCCTCCTCGCCGAGAAGCCGATGCACGGCTACCAGATCATCCGCGAGATCGAGGAGCGCAGCGGCGGCTCCTGGAAGCCGAGCCCCGGCTCGGTGTACCCGACGCTCCAGCTCCTGACCGACGAGGGTCTCGTGAGCGCGACCGAGTCCGACGGTCGCAAGACGTACTCCCTGACCGACGAGGGCCGCGCCGTGGCCGGCGCCGAGAGCGACCGCTCCGCCCCGTGGACGCAGACCGGCGGACGCGACGGCGGACGCACGGGTGGCCTCCCGAAGGCGGGCATCGACCTCGCGCAGGCCGTGGCTCAGGTGAGCCGCTCGGGCAACCCCGAGCAGATCAAGAAGGCCGTCGACGTGCTGGATGAGGCCCGTCGTAAGATCTTCTCGATCCTCGCCCAGGATTGA
- a CDS encoding sulfurtransferase: MASVLNVSAYLFTPIDEPAALRDRLQSDADAAGVKGTIIVAGEGVNVFLAGAEDAVRGLLAQMTADPRLAGLRAKESWSEEQPFGRMRVRVKREIIRMDRPEVSPADRRAPAVDPVTLRTWLDRGTDDAGREVVMLDTRNAFEVDYGAFRDALDWRIERFTQFPDAAATALADLSGKTVVSYCTGGIRCEKAALHLRDLGVEAYQLDGGILGWFEKVGGEHWDGDCFVFDGREAVSPDLSPRRR; this comes from the coding sequence GTGGCATCCGTCCTGAACGTCTCGGCGTATCTCTTCACGCCCATCGATGAGCCGGCGGCGCTGCGCGATCGTCTTCAGAGCGATGCGGACGCCGCGGGAGTGAAGGGCACGATCATCGTCGCGGGGGAGGGCGTCAACGTGTTCCTCGCCGGCGCGGAGGATGCGGTGCGCGGGCTCCTTGCGCAGATGACCGCCGACCCCCGTCTGGCGGGCCTCCGCGCGAAGGAGAGCTGGTCCGAGGAGCAGCCGTTCGGGCGGATGCGGGTGAGGGTCAAGCGCGAGATCATCCGCATGGATCGCCCCGAGGTGTCGCCCGCGGACCGTCGCGCGCCGGCGGTCGACCCGGTGACGCTGCGCACGTGGCTCGACCGCGGCACGGACGACGCCGGTCGCGAGGTCGTCATGCTCGACACCCGGAATGCGTTCGAGGTCGACTACGGCGCATTCCGCGATGCCCTCGACTGGCGCATCGAGAGGTTCACCCAGTTCCCGGATGCCGCGGCCACCGCCCTCGCCGATCTCTCCGGCAAGACGGTGGTGAGCTACTGCACCGGCGGGATCCGCTGCGAGAAGGCCGCCCTGCACCTGCGCGACCTGGGCGTCGAGGCGTACCAGCTCGACGGCGGCATCCTCGGCTGGTTCGAGAAGGTCGGCGGCGAGCACTGGGACGGGGACTGCTTCGTCTTCGACGGTCGCGAAGCCGTGTCGCCCGATCTGTCGCCACGACGTCGATAA
- a CDS encoding MBL fold metallo-hydrolase, with protein sequence MRVTKYEHATLRADEAGKTLLIDPGVFTSPLDDLGGLVAIVLTHEHPDHWTPDQLDRILKAAPGTPIYGPQGVAAAAAGYDITVVNPGDTVTVEPFTLRFFGGRHEIIHSSMPTMDNVGVLVNDALYYPGDSYSVPKGVDVTLLAAPIGAPWLKIGEAMDFVLAVKPKRAFGTHDMTLSVAGRDMHRARLSWATEQNGGTFLALEPGDSDDI encoded by the coding sequence ATGCGAGTCACCAAATACGAGCACGCCACCCTGCGTGCGGACGAAGCCGGCAAGACCCTCCTCATCGATCCGGGCGTGTTCACCAGCCCGCTGGACGATCTCGGCGGGCTCGTCGCGATCGTGCTCACGCACGAGCACCCCGATCACTGGACGCCCGACCAGCTGGACCGCATCCTCAAGGCTGCGCCCGGCACCCCCATCTACGGACCGCAGGGCGTCGCGGCCGCGGCCGCCGGCTACGACATCACCGTCGTGAACCCCGGCGACACCGTCACCGTCGAGCCCTTCACGCTGCGGTTCTTCGGCGGCAGACACGAGATCATCCACTCTTCGATGCCTACCATGGACAACGTGGGCGTGCTCGTCAACGACGCGTTGTACTACCCCGGAGACTCCTACAGCGTGCCCAAGGGCGTCGACGTGACGCTGCTCGCCGCTCCGATCGGCGCTCCGTGGCTGAAGATCGGCGAAGCGATGGACTTCGTGCTCGCCGTGAAGCCGAAGCGCGCCTTCGGGACGCACGACATGACCCTGTCGGTGGCCGGTCGCGACATGCACCGCGCGCGCCTGTCCTGGGCGACCGAGCAGAACGGCGGCACGTTCCTCGCGCTGGAACCCGGCGACTCCGACGACATCTGA
- a CDS encoding HPr family phosphocarrier protein encodes MAERQATIASSSGLHARPAKLFVQAVQEKKIPVTIAVDGGADLNAGSILSLMGLGAAHGTVVTLKADGEGADQALDELVTLLETDLDAE; translated from the coding sequence ATGGCAGAACGCCAGGCCACCATCGCCAGCAGCTCGGGGCTGCACGCCCGCCCCGCGAAGCTCTTCGTGCAGGCGGTGCAGGAGAAGAAGATCCCCGTGACCATCGCCGTCGACGGCGGCGCCGACCTCAACGCCGGCAGCATCCTGTCGCTGATGGGGCTGGGAGCCGCACACGGCACGGTCGTCACCTTGAAGGCGGACGGCGAGGGTGCCGATCAGGCGCTCGACGAGCTCGTCACCCTGCTGGAGACCGACCTCGACGCCGAGTAG
- a CDS encoding PTS fructose transporter subunit IIABC, whose amino-acid sequence MSQTITAELVSLDTGLGADKSAVIRALADRVVAQGRATDGAALYADAWAREQKDETGLPGGIAIPHAKSAAVTEPSLAFARLTPGVDFGAPDGPADLVFLIAAPDGAAEAHLAVLSKLARSLMQDDFTAGLRAATTADEVVAIVRTAIGEGDASSAPVAAPAAAASTTAAAAPAAAASDALSIDGRPVRIVAVTSCATGIAHTFMAADALTAAGKKAGIDLVVEPQGSSGYQAIDQRIIDDADAVIFANDVDVREQNRFAGKPVVRSGVKRGIEQPAQLIAEAVAEAKNPRGARVATAAGGAASGAAAAKNLSWGANIQRILLTGVSYMIPFVAGGGLLIAIGFLLAGIGSGIDGYQIVLPGDGTDGAAYNDWALANYNLFDLPPQGLSFYLGAAAVKIGQLSLGFLVPALAGYIAFAIADRPGIAPGFVVGAVSGYLGAGFIGGIVGGLLAGYAAKLIGKPAVPRWLRGLMPVVIIPLGASIIASGLMILILGGPIAALTIGLNNALTGMTGSAAVLLGIVLGLMMCFDLGGPINKVAYSFAVAGLGASATTGNLQIMATVMAAGMVPPLGMALASTVLYRKGFTAVERENGVAAWLLGASFISEGAIPFAAADPLRVIPANLLGGAVTGALTMAFAVESRAPHGGIFVFFAISPIWGFLVALVAGVVVTALVVVGLKKFVAPKELASAEASATDASQPAMA is encoded by the coding sequence ATGTCCCAGACCATCACTGCGGAGCTGGTGTCGCTCGACACCGGACTCGGTGCCGACAAGTCGGCGGTGATCCGCGCCCTCGCCGACCGTGTCGTCGCACAGGGACGCGCCACCGACGGCGCCGCGCTGTACGCCGACGCGTGGGCGCGCGAGCAGAAGGACGAGACCGGCCTGCCCGGCGGCATCGCCATCCCGCATGCCAAGAGCGCGGCGGTCACGGAGCCCTCCCTCGCCTTCGCGCGCCTGACCCCCGGCGTCGACTTCGGCGCACCGGACGGCCCTGCCGACCTGGTGTTCCTCATCGCCGCGCCCGACGGCGCCGCCGAGGCCCACCTCGCGGTGCTGTCCAAGCTCGCACGCAGCCTCATGCAGGACGACTTCACCGCGGGTCTGCGTGCGGCCACGACCGCCGACGAGGTCGTCGCGATCGTCCGCACCGCGATCGGCGAGGGCGACGCCTCGTCCGCCCCGGTCGCCGCTCCCGCTGCCGCCGCGTCCACGACGGCCGCCGCCGCGCCCGCGGCCGCAGCATCCGACGCCCTCTCCATCGACGGGCGTCCCGTGCGCATCGTCGCTGTCACGTCCTGCGCCACCGGCATCGCCCACACGTTCATGGCCGCCGACGCGCTCACCGCCGCAGGCAAGAAGGCCGGCATCGACCTCGTCGTCGAGCCCCAGGGCTCCAGCGGCTACCAGGCGATCGACCAGCGCATCATCGACGACGCCGACGCGGTCATCTTCGCCAACGACGTCGACGTGCGCGAGCAGAACCGCTTCGCCGGCAAGCCCGTCGTGCGCTCCGGCGTCAAGCGCGGCATCGAGCAGCCCGCGCAGCTCATCGCCGAGGCCGTCGCCGAGGCGAAGAACCCGCGCGGTGCCCGCGTCGCCACGGCGGCGGGCGGGGCCGCGTCCGGCGCCGCCGCCGCGAAGAACCTGTCGTGGGGCGCGAACATCCAGCGCATCCTCCTGACCGGCGTCAGCTACATGATCCCCTTCGTCGCCGGCGGCGGTCTGCTCATCGCCATCGGCTTCCTGCTGGCCGGCATCGGCTCGGGCATCGACGGCTACCAGATCGTCCTGCCCGGTGACGGCACCGACGGCGCCGCCTACAACGACTGGGCGCTCGCGAACTACAACCTGTTCGACCTGCCGCCGCAGGGCCTGTCGTTCTACCTCGGTGCGGCCGCAGTCAAGATCGGCCAGCTGAGCCTCGGCTTCCTCGTCCCCGCCCTCGCCGGCTACATCGCCTTCGCGATCGCCGACCGCCCGGGCATCGCGCCCGGATTCGTCGTGGGCGCCGTCTCCGGCTACCTCGGCGCCGGCTTCATCGGCGGCATCGTCGGCGGTCTGCTCGCAGGCTACGCGGCCAAGCTCATCGGCAAGCCCGCGGTGCCCCGCTGGCTGCGCGGTCTGATGCCGGTCGTGATCATCCCCCTCGGCGCGTCGATCATCGCGTCGGGTCTGATGATCCTCATCCTGGGCGGACCCATCGCCGCCCTCACGATCGGGCTCAACAACGCCCTGACCGGCATGACCGGCAGCGCCGCGGTGCTCCTGGGCATCGTGCTCGGCCTGATGATGTGCTTCGACCTCGGCGGTCCGATCAACAAGGTCGCGTACTCGTTCGCCGTCGCCGGCCTCGGCGCCTCGGCCACCACCGGCAACCTGCAGATCATGGCGACCGTCATGGCCGCCGGAATGGTGCCGCCGCTCGGCATGGCGCTCGCCTCGACCGTCCTGTACCGCAAGGGGTTCACAGCGGTGGAGCGCGAGAACGGCGTCGCCGCCTGGCTGCTGGGCGCCTCCTTCATCTCGGAGGGTGCGATCCCGTTCGCCGCCGCCGATCCGCTGCGCGTCATCCCGGCCAACCTCCTGGGCGGCGCCGTCACCGGTGCCCTCACGATGGCCTTCGCCGTCGAGTCGCGGGCGCCGCACGGCGGCATCTTCGTCTTCTTCGCGATCTCGCCCATCTGGGGATTCCTGGTCGCACTCGTCGCGGGAGTGGTCGTCACCGCTCTCGTCGTGGTGGGATTGAAGAAGTTCGTCGCTCCGAAGGAGCTGGCGTCCGCGGAGGCCTCGGCCACCGATGCCTCGCAGCCCGCGATGGCCTGA
- the pfkB gene encoding 1-phosphofructokinase — translation MIVTVTANPSLDRAVRLTAPLTHGEVQRAADSREDAGGKGVNVSRALSAAGVATVAVLPSAADDPYLALVERTGVDIRRIDVAGRVRANLTVADPDGTTTKINLPGAQLDRNEKAALIDGIVTASRGADWVVLAGSLPPGAGDGFYTEVVEAVRGASRGSAPRIAVDTSGAALAHVVAHARPDLIKPNEDELAELVGEGPAPAAEVLDAAVRQAQTLVADRVGAVLVTLGADGALLVTADEALRAAAPRITVASTVGAGDSSLAGYLIAADAGGDPAQCLRSAVVYGAAAASLPGTQIPTPADVPHWDIVVTALTPR, via the coding sequence ATGATCGTCACCGTCACCGCCAATCCGTCGCTCGACCGCGCCGTACGTCTGACGGCGCCGCTCACACACGGCGAGGTGCAGCGCGCCGCGGACTCCCGCGAGGACGCCGGCGGCAAGGGCGTCAACGTCTCCCGCGCGCTCTCCGCCGCGGGCGTCGCGACCGTCGCCGTGCTGCCGTCCGCGGCCGACGACCCGTATCTGGCGCTCGTCGAGCGCACCGGCGTCGACATCCGCCGCATCGACGTCGCCGGGCGCGTGCGCGCGAACCTGACCGTCGCCGACCCCGACGGCACCACGACCAAGATCAACCTCCCCGGCGCGCAGCTCGACCGGAACGAGAAGGCCGCTCTCATCGACGGCATCGTGACCGCCTCGCGCGGCGCCGACTGGGTGGTGCTGGCCGGCTCCCTGCCGCCGGGCGCCGGTGACGGGTTCTACACCGAGGTCGTGGAGGCCGTCCGCGGCGCATCCCGGGGCTCCGCTCCGCGGATCGCGGTCGACACTTCCGGCGCGGCACTCGCACACGTCGTCGCCCACGCCCGCCCCGACCTGATCAAGCCGAACGAAGACGAGCTCGCCGAGCTCGTCGGCGAGGGGCCCGCCCCCGCCGCCGAGGTGCTCGACGCGGCCGTCCGCCAGGCTCAGACGCTCGTCGCGGACCGCGTCGGCGCCGTACTCGTCACGCTGGGAGCGGACGGGGCGCTGCTCGTGACCGCGGACGAGGCGCTCCGCGCCGCCGCCCCGCGCATCACCGTGGCCAGCACCGTCGGCGCCGGTGACAGCTCGCTCGCCGGCTACCTCATCGCCGCCGACGCCGGGGGAGACCCCGCGCAGTGCCTGCGCTCGGCCGTCGTGTACGGGGCGGCGGCAGCATCCCTTCCCGGAACCCAGATCCCGACACCCGCCGACGTCCCGCACTGGGACATCGTCGTCACTGCGCTCACCCCCCGCTGA
- a CDS encoding DeoR/GlpR family DNA-binding transcription regulator, which produces MYATERQEVIERMLLQSGRVGVLELATHFDVTTETVRRDLDALERSGALRRVHGGAVPLDRASLVEPSVADRVARHSDSKRSIAHRALDVLGEDFRGSIFFDAGTTTNAVADQLAARLLATRGTAEVVTHSLYLAHTLASVETVSLSLIGGRVRGVTAAAVGAETVRAISGLRPDIAFVATNALSAGFGASTPDPEEAAVKAAIVRSARRIVLVADQSKFETERLVSFAALSDLDILVTDAEPPAVLRTALDEADVEVWTA; this is translated from the coding sequence GTGTACGCGACGGAGCGACAAGAGGTCATCGAGCGGATGCTGCTGCAGTCCGGGCGCGTCGGCGTGCTCGAGCTCGCCACGCACTTCGACGTCACCACCGAGACCGTCCGCCGTGACCTGGATGCCCTCGAGCGCTCCGGCGCCCTGCGGCGCGTGCACGGCGGCGCCGTGCCCCTCGACCGGGCGAGCCTCGTCGAGCCGTCCGTGGCCGACCGCGTCGCGCGGCACAGCGACTCGAAGCGCTCCATCGCCCATCGTGCGCTCGACGTGCTGGGCGAGGACTTCCGCGGCTCGATCTTCTTCGATGCCGGCACCACGACGAACGCGGTGGCCGATCAGCTCGCCGCCCGCCTCCTCGCGACCCGCGGCACGGCCGAAGTGGTCACCCACTCCCTTTACCTGGCGCACACGCTCGCCTCCGTCGAGACCGTCTCGCTCTCGCTGATCGGCGGCCGCGTGCGCGGTGTCACCGCGGCCGCGGTCGGCGCCGAGACGGTTCGCGCCATCTCCGGGCTGCGTCCCGACATCGCGTTCGTCGCCACCAACGCCCTGTCGGCCGGTTTCGGCGCGAGCACGCCCGATCCCGAGGAGGCGGCCGTCAAGGCCGCGATCGTCCGCAGCGCGCGCCGCATCGTCCTGGTGGCCGATCAGAGCAAGTTCGAGACCGAGCGGCTGGTCTCCTTCGCCGCGCTCTCCGACCTCGACATCCTCGTCACCGACGCCGAGCCGCCCGCCGTCCTGCGCACCGCGCTCGACGAGGCCGACGTGGAGGTGTGGACGGCATGA